The Gemmatimonadota bacterium DNA window AACATGTTCTCGGCGATGGCCTCCAAGGCCCGCGGGGATGGTCCGATGGGGTTCTCGTTCAGCGCCATGCGTACGAGACCCGGCTCGACGCCGATCCCGTGGATGTCCTTGGCGGTAAGGCCGCCCGAAGCCATGGTCTGGGCCAGGGCCAGGCGATCGGCCAGCGTAAGCGCGGCGCCTGCAGCCAACGCTCCCGAGAGAAAACGGCGGCGGGAGAGGCCGGAATCGACCGTCTCCTTGATACGGTTCAACATGAAAGTGCTCCCTGTGTGTGTGGACGCGGCCGCGAAGCGGCGGCGGTCGAATTCGACCCATCCGCATGTACGTATAGCATTTACGTTGATGAGCCGGTTCGATTACGATGTCGAATATACGCGCCCGGGGGTGTGCTGACAACCCTAAATGTCACGGAACCGGGACTCGAAACCGGGCAAGGCACCGGGCGGATTCGTGTATACAAATTGGATACATCCGAACCGCCGACTTTATTCTAACATAATCCTGCTATTCTATTCCCGCGGACGGCTGCTGCAACCGGTTCAATATTTCTTGACACCAAATCAACCCGCCCATACTATCCCTTTTTCAAGACCTGCCATCAATTACTGGATCGTCTACCGGCGTATACCGGCGAATCCGGCTCACTTTCGCGAAGCCCGGGAGAACCGATACACTGGAGGGATTGAGCCCATGCGGACCAGATGCGCCCTTTTGTGCGTCCTTGCACTTTCCGTCCTGACGTACGTCGTTCCCGCCGCCGGGCAGGACGCTGGGCAGGAAGAAGACCGTTTCTCCTGGAACGGAATGATCAGGACGCGGCTGCAGGGCGACTACCAGGATGGAAGCCGCGCGGTGAACCGGTTCATGTACGGCTTCTTTCTCAACGGCACGTTCCGCCTCACCGACCGGATCGACGTGGCCGGCCGGATCAAGACGGGGAACCCCAATGCCATCGTCACCTCGGAATGGATGTCCTACGGCGACTTTCTGGTAAACGAGCACCCCCATGTTTCATGGGCGTACGTCACGGTGCGTCCGAACCCTTCGCTGGCCCTCATCGCGGGCAAGTTCCCCCTGCCCTTCTTCCGGCCGACGCAGGTGGTCCTTGACAGCGACCTCTCTCCGGAGGGCTTCGCCCAGCAGATCGTGATCGACAGCGAGGACGGATCATCGTCCTTCGGTATGAACTTCGGCCAGTTCATGATCAACCAGTTGGCCTCTCCGGTGAAGGACCTCGACCGCACGTACTTTCTGGGTGGACAGTTGGTGGCCCGCTTCAACCAACCGGGAAGTTCGCAGACGCTGGCCGCCGCTATCTACTCCGTGTCCGCCGCGGATTCTATCTTTGTCGCGCAGAATCTGCGATTTCCGTCGCCAATCGTCGCGCCGAACTCCAACCGGGCGAACCGGTACAGGGACGGTTACCTGTCCGAGTTCCGCATGATCAACCTCAGCGGTCAATATACCCGAACCGTGAACGGGCGTCCGCTGACCGTAAGTGCCGATTACGTGTTCAATACCGGGGCCAACGACATGCGCCAGGGCATCACGGGCATGATTACCTACGGCAGCACGGCGCGGGTCGGCAGCACGCGGGGCGGGATCCATGCCTTTCTCATGCAGCAGGACGCCACCCTGGCGCCTTTCAGCAATATCGACTACTCCCAGACCAATACGAAGGGTGTCGGACTACTGTTCGGTCACCATGTCATCGAACGGTTTAGAGTCGACATCGCGCTGTATACCCGCAAGTACGATTCCCCCGAAACGCTCGTCTCCCCCGTGGCCAACAACGCGTGGCGTACGCGCCTCCGCTTCATGTTAAGTTTCCTGTTGAACTGACGGCCCACAGCATGCGTCTCGGTTCTATTTCGCTCCAGCTGCTTTTCGTCGCGGTCTTTGCGGTCTTCGTGGCCGCCGCGGAAGCGCAGCCGCGCCTCAAGCTCGCAACAACGACCAGCACCGACGACTCCGGCCTGCTGGACATCCTCCTTCCGCCCTTCGAGGAAAAGGGGGCGGGCGGGATCCGGGTGGACGTCATCGCCGTGGGTACGGGCAAGGCCCTGAAGCTGGCCGAGAACGGGGACGTGGACGCGGTCCTCGTACACGCGCCGAAGCTTGAGGAGGCCTTCGTGGCCGCCGGCTTCGGGGTGGACCGCCGGGACGTCATGTACAATGATTTCGTCGTCGTAGGTCCGTCTGCCGACCGGGCACAGATCGCCGGAACGAAACGGGTCGCCGACGCCTTCGCCACCATCGCGCGAAGGGAAGCGTTGTTCTTCTCGCGGGGCGACCTGTCCGGCACCCACCTGAAGGAACGGGCGATCTGGGACCTTTCCGGGATCGAGCCCTCGGGGGACTGGTACGTGGAAGTGGGCCAGGGCATGGCGGCCACGCTTCGGATGGCGGACGAGAAGCGGGGTTACGTGCTGATCGACCGGGGCACCTACCTGGCCCTGAGGGAAACAGTGAACCTGCGGGTCCTGGTAGAATACGATCCCCCGCTGCACAACCCCTACAGCATCATCGCCGTCAACCCCGAGCGCTGGCCGCACGTCAAGTACGGGCGGGCGCGGGCGCTCATCGACTA harbors:
- a CDS encoding tungsten ABC transporter substrate-binding protein, producing the protein MRLGSISLQLLFVAVFAVFVAAAEAQPRLKLATTTSTDDSGLLDILLPPFEEKGAGGIRVDVIAVGTGKALKLAENGDVDAVLVHAPKLEEAFVAAGFGVDRRDVMYNDFVVVGPSADRAQIAGTKRVADAFATIARREALFFSRGDLSGTHLKERAIWDLSGIEPSGDWYVEVGQGMAATLRMADEKRGYVLIDRGTYLALRETVNLRVLVEYDPPLHNPYSIIAVNPERWPHVKYGRARALIDYVTSPEAQAIIGGYRKYGQQLFTPSATD